One Eubalaena glacialis isolate mEubGla1 chromosome 11, mEubGla1.1.hap2.+ XY, whole genome shotgun sequence DNA segment encodes these proteins:
- the PRKAG1 gene encoding 5'-AMP-activated protein kinase subunit gamma-1 isoform X1 yields the protein MEAVTSSDNYSALENEHPQETPESNNSVYTSFMKSHRCYDLIPTSSKLVVFDTSLQVKKAFFALVTNGVRAAPLWDSKKQSFVGMLTITDFINILHRYYKSALVQIYELEEHKIETWREVYLQDSFKPLVCISPNASLFDAVSSLIRNKIHRLPVIDPESGNTLYILTHKRILKFLKLFITEFPKPAFMSKSLEVLQIGTYANIAMVRTTTPVYVALGIFVQHRVSALPVVDEKGRVVDIYSKFDVINLAAEKTYNNLDVSVTKALQHRSHYFEGVLKCYLHETLETIINRLVEAEVHRLVVVDENDVVKGIVSLSDILQALVLTGGEKP from the exons ATGGAGGCG GTCACTTCTTCAGATAACTACTCAGCTCTGGAAAATGAGCATCCTCAAG AGACTCCAGAATCCAACAATAGCGTGTATACTTCCTTCATGAAGTCTCATCGCTGCTATGACCTGATTCCCACAAGCTCAAAATTGGTTGTATTTGATACTTCCCTTCAG GTGAAGAAAGCTTTCTTTGCTTTGGTGACTAATGGTGTCCGAGCTGCCCCTTTGTGGGATAGTAAGAAGCAAAGTTTTGTGG GCATGCTGACCATCACTGATTTCATCAATATTCTGCACCGCTACTATAAATCAGCCCTG GTACAGATCTATGAGCTGGAAGAACACAAGATAGAAACTTGGAGAG AGGTGTACCTACAGGATTCCTTTAAACCACTTGTCTGCATTTCTCCTAATGCCAG CTTGTTTGATGCTGTCTCTTCATTAATTCGAAACAAGATCCACAGGCTGCCAGTTATTGACCCGGAATCAGGCAACACCTTGTACATCCtcacccacaagcgcatcctcaaATTCCTCAAGTTGTTT ATCACTGAGTTCCCCAAGCCAGCGTTCATGTCTAAGTCTCTGGAAGTACTACAGATTGGCACCTATGCTAACATTGCTATGGTCCGCACTACTACCCCCGTCTATGTGGCTCTGGGCATCTTTGTACAGCACCGAGTCTCAGCCCTGCCAGTGGTGGATGAGAAAG GGCGTGTGGTGGACATCTACTCCAAGTTTGATGTTATC aatCTGGCAgcagaaaagacctacaacaaccTAGATGTGTCAGTGACCAAAGCCCTGCAACATCGATCACATTACTTTGAGGGTGTCCTCAAGTGCTACCTGCATGAAACTCTGGAAACCATCATCAACAGGCTGGTAGAAGCAGAG GTTCACCGACTTGTAGTGGTGGATGAGAATGATGTGGTCAAGGGAATTGTATCACTGTCTGACATCTTGCAGGCCCTGGTGCTCACAGGCGGAGAAAAGCCCTGA
- the PRKAG1 gene encoding 5'-AMP-activated protein kinase subunit gamma-1 isoform X2, whose amino-acid sequence MKSHRCYDLIPTSSKLVVFDTSLQVKKAFFALVTNGVRAAPLWDSKKQSFVGMLTITDFINILHRYYKSALVQIYELEEHKIETWREVYLQDSFKPLVCISPNASLFDAVSSLIRNKIHRLPVIDPESGNTLYILTHKRILKFLKLFITEFPKPAFMSKSLEVLQIGTYANIAMVRTTTPVYVALGIFVQHRVSALPVVDEKGRVVDIYSKFDVINLAAEKTYNNLDVSVTKALQHRSHYFEGVLKCYLHETLETIINRLVEAEVHRLVVVDENDVVKGIVSLSDILQALVLTGGEKP is encoded by the exons ATGAAGTCTCATCGCTGCTATGACCTGATTCCCACAAGCTCAAAATTGGTTGTATTTGATACTTCCCTTCAG GTGAAGAAAGCTTTCTTTGCTTTGGTGACTAATGGTGTCCGAGCTGCCCCTTTGTGGGATAGTAAGAAGCAAAGTTTTGTGG GCATGCTGACCATCACTGATTTCATCAATATTCTGCACCGCTACTATAAATCAGCCCTG GTACAGATCTATGAGCTGGAAGAACACAAGATAGAAACTTGGAGAG AGGTGTACCTACAGGATTCCTTTAAACCACTTGTCTGCATTTCTCCTAATGCCAG CTTGTTTGATGCTGTCTCTTCATTAATTCGAAACAAGATCCACAGGCTGCCAGTTATTGACCCGGAATCAGGCAACACCTTGTACATCCtcacccacaagcgcatcctcaaATTCCTCAAGTTGTTT ATCACTGAGTTCCCCAAGCCAGCGTTCATGTCTAAGTCTCTGGAAGTACTACAGATTGGCACCTATGCTAACATTGCTATGGTCCGCACTACTACCCCCGTCTATGTGGCTCTGGGCATCTTTGTACAGCACCGAGTCTCAGCCCTGCCAGTGGTGGATGAGAAAG GGCGTGTGGTGGACATCTACTCCAAGTTTGATGTTATC aatCTGGCAgcagaaaagacctacaacaaccTAGATGTGTCAGTGACCAAAGCCCTGCAACATCGATCACATTACTTTGAGGGTGTCCTCAAGTGCTACCTGCATGAAACTCTGGAAACCATCATCAACAGGCTGGTAGAAGCAGAG GTTCACCGACTTGTAGTGGTGGATGAGAATGATGTGGTCAAGGGAATTGTATCACTGTCTGACATCTTGCAGGCCCTGGTGCTCACAGGCGGAGAAAAGCCCTGA
- the DDN gene encoding dendrin isoform X2, protein MSHSIMSREEARTFKALGLCWDLGGRKHLQAKRHRCTCRRAPPRQLMDFQASHWARGPQSRTCGPRPGSPEPPPRRPWASRVLQEATNWRAGPPAEARAREQEKRKAASQEREAKDTERKRRKAGGARRSPPGRPRPEPRNAPRVAQPAGLPALSRPERLGSVGRPPRPSAQPQSNPGAAWAGPWGGRRPGPPSYEAHLLLRGAAGMAPRRRWDRPPPYVAPPSYEGPHRTLGTKRGPELSQAPASSTPAPTRTGGGCTKKRLDPRIYRDVLGAWGLRQGRGLLGGSPGCGTARPRLESGKGAAERSLRLAAAAGLKSGSDGHPQAKATGNPGTETVPAGSAPATPSPPRPAPRSRPHPKGSGEGREGREQSWLPKCWMPSVKKQPPRHSQTLPRPWAPGGTGWRESLGHREEAGPETLEGWKATRRPHTLPRSSRGPARGEGVFVIDATCVVIRSQYVPTPRTQHVQLLPAGVPRLVGNVPIQLKPNKEEGEGAAVLPSPCRKLLLSSRPSHQPGGGRGLEAEGGKSADSSLEERASRILGLPVGEVNLQDAPTQPGSPEHSALGPAASGGARGAEGSEEVAAVPRRAGRGWARTPGPYAGALREAVSRIRRHTAPDSDSDEAAELSVHSSSSDGSDTEASGASWRNERTGPPEGGKAAELSDNIREILDVISRTEEVLFGGEGH, encoded by the exons ATGTCACATTCCATCATGTCTAGGGAGGAGGCAAGGACTTTTAAAGCCTTAGGGCTCTGTTGGGACCTGGGTGGAAGGAAGCACCTTCAAGCAAAGAGACATCGGTGCACCTG TCGCCGCGCCCCTCCTCGACAGCTCATGGACTTCCAGGCCAGCCACTGGGCCCGCGGGCCCCAGAGCCGCAC GTGTGGGCCGCGCCCGGGATCCCCTGAGCCGCCGCCCCGCCGGCCCTGGGCCTCCAGGGTGCTGCAGGAGGCGACCAACTGGCGGGCGGGGCCCCCGGCCGAGGCCCGAGCCCGGgagcaagagaaaaggaaagcgGCATCGCAGGAGCGGGAGGCCAAGGACACTGAGCGAAAAAGGCGCAAGGCTGGTGGGGCCCGAAGGAGTCCCCCTGGTCGGCCCCGCCCGGAGCCTCGGAACGCCCCTCGGGTGGCCCAGCCTGCAGGGCTCCCAGCTCTCTCACGGCCGGAGCGCCTGGGGTCCGTGGGGCGACCGCCCCGTCCATCCGCGCAGCCGCAGAGCAATCCAGGGGCGGCGTGGGCGGGGCCCTGGGGAGGTCGGCGGCCAGGGCCCCCCAGCTACGAAGCTCACCTGCTGCTGAGAGGTGCTGCCGGAATGGCCCCGCGACGCCGCTGGGACCGGCCGCCACCCTACGTGGCTCCACCCTCTTACGAAGGTCCCCACAGGACCCTGGGGACTAAGCGAGGACCCGAGCTCTCGCAGGCGCCCGCCTCTTCAACCCCTGCTCCGACCAGGACAGGGGGAGGGTGCACAAAGAAGAGGCTAGATCCTCGGATCTACCGGGACGTCCTAGGGGCCTGGGGTCTCCGTCAGGGCCGGGGTCTCCTGGGGGGATCCCCAGGCTGTGGAACAGCCAGGCCAAGGCTGGAGTCCGGTAAGGGGGCCGCGGAGAGAAGCCTGAGgctggctgctgctgctggcctGAAGAGTGGTAGCGACGGCCATCCCCAAGCCAAAGCTACTGGGAACCCAGGCACGGAGACAGTTCCTGCGGGGTCTGcacctgccactcccagcccCCCGCGCCCTGCTCCCAGGTCCAGGCCCCATCCCAAGGGCTccggggaagggagagaagggagagaacagAGCTGGCTCCCCAAGTGCTGGATGCCCTCCGTTAAAAAGCAGCCGCCCCGACATAGCCAGACCCTCCCCAGACCCTGGGCTCCGGGAGGCACGGGATGGAGGGAGTCCCTGGGTCATAGAGAGGAGGCAGGACCCGAGACCTTGGAGGGTTGGAAGGCGACCCGCCGCCCCCACACCCTGCCCCGAAGTTCCCGTGGCCCGGCTCGTGGGGAAGGCGTCTTTGTCATTGACGCCACTTGCGTGGTGATACGGTCCCAGTATGTTCCGACCCCTCGAACCCAGCATGTGCAGCTTTTGCCCGCTGGGGTGCCGCGCCTTGTGGGGAATGTCCCCATCCAACTGAAGCCCaacaaggaggagggagagggggctgcGGTCCTTCCCTCCCCTTGCCGAAAGCTGCTGTTGAGCAGTCGCCCTTCGCACCAGCCCGGTGGGGGACGTGGGCTCGAAGCTGAGGGCGGGAAGTCCGCGGACTCCTCACTGGAGGAGCGCGCCTCCCGCATCTTGGGGCTCCCGGTCGGCGAAGTAAACCTGCAGGATGCCCCCACGCAGCCAGGTAGCCCAGAGCATTCAGCCTTAGGCCCAGCGGCTTCGGGAGGCGCGCGCGGTGCCGAGGGCTCGGAGGAAGTGGCGGCGGTTCCGCGGCGCGCAGGCCGGGGCTGGGCGCGGACCCCGGGGCCCTATGCCGGGGCCCTGCGGGAAGCCGTGTCTCGCATCCGCCGCCACACCGCCCCGGACTCCGACTCCGACGAAGCTGCGGAGCTCAGCGTCC
- the DDN gene encoding dendrin isoform X1 yields MLDGQLFSEGPDSPRELQDEESGSCLWVQKSKLLVIEVKTISCHYSRRAPPRQLMDFQASHWARGPQSRTCGPRPGSPEPPPRRPWASRVLQEATNWRAGPPAEARAREQEKRKAASQEREAKDTERKRRKAGGARRSPPGRPRPEPRNAPRVAQPAGLPALSRPERLGSVGRPPRPSAQPQSNPGAAWAGPWGGRRPGPPSYEAHLLLRGAAGMAPRRRWDRPPPYVAPPSYEGPHRTLGTKRGPELSQAPASSTPAPTRTGGGCTKKRLDPRIYRDVLGAWGLRQGRGLLGGSPGCGTARPRLESGKGAAERSLRLAAAAGLKSGSDGHPQAKATGNPGTETVPAGSAPATPSPPRPAPRSRPHPKGSGEGREGREQSWLPKCWMPSVKKQPPRHSQTLPRPWAPGGTGWRESLGHREEAGPETLEGWKATRRPHTLPRSSRGPARGEGVFVIDATCVVIRSQYVPTPRTQHVQLLPAGVPRLVGNVPIQLKPNKEEGEGAAVLPSPCRKLLLSSRPSHQPGGGRGLEAEGGKSADSSLEERASRILGLPVGEVNLQDAPTQPGSPEHSALGPAASGGARGAEGSEEVAAVPRRAGRGWARTPGPYAGALREAVSRIRRHTAPDSDSDEAAELSVHSSSSDGSDTEASGASWRNERTGPPEGGKAAELSDNIREILDVISRTEEVLFGGEGH; encoded by the exons atgCTGGATGGCCAGCTATTCTCCGAGGGGCCCGATAGCCCCCGGGAGCTCCAGGATGAGGAGTCTGGCAGCTGCCTCTGGGTGCAGAAATCAAAGCTGCTGGTGATCGAAGTGAAGACTATTTCCTGTCATTATAGTCGCCGCGCCCCTCCTCGACAGCTCATGGACTTCCAGGCCAGCCACTGGGCCCGCGGGCCCCAGAGCCGCAC GTGTGGGCCGCGCCCGGGATCCCCTGAGCCGCCGCCCCGCCGGCCCTGGGCCTCCAGGGTGCTGCAGGAGGCGACCAACTGGCGGGCGGGGCCCCCGGCCGAGGCCCGAGCCCGGgagcaagagaaaaggaaagcgGCATCGCAGGAGCGGGAGGCCAAGGACACTGAGCGAAAAAGGCGCAAGGCTGGTGGGGCCCGAAGGAGTCCCCCTGGTCGGCCCCGCCCGGAGCCTCGGAACGCCCCTCGGGTGGCCCAGCCTGCAGGGCTCCCAGCTCTCTCACGGCCGGAGCGCCTGGGGTCCGTGGGGCGACCGCCCCGTCCATCCGCGCAGCCGCAGAGCAATCCAGGGGCGGCGTGGGCGGGGCCCTGGGGAGGTCGGCGGCCAGGGCCCCCCAGCTACGAAGCTCACCTGCTGCTGAGAGGTGCTGCCGGAATGGCCCCGCGACGCCGCTGGGACCGGCCGCCACCCTACGTGGCTCCACCCTCTTACGAAGGTCCCCACAGGACCCTGGGGACTAAGCGAGGACCCGAGCTCTCGCAGGCGCCCGCCTCTTCAACCCCTGCTCCGACCAGGACAGGGGGAGGGTGCACAAAGAAGAGGCTAGATCCTCGGATCTACCGGGACGTCCTAGGGGCCTGGGGTCTCCGTCAGGGCCGGGGTCTCCTGGGGGGATCCCCAGGCTGTGGAACAGCCAGGCCAAGGCTGGAGTCCGGTAAGGGGGCCGCGGAGAGAAGCCTGAGgctggctgctgctgctggcctGAAGAGTGGTAGCGACGGCCATCCCCAAGCCAAAGCTACTGGGAACCCAGGCACGGAGACAGTTCCTGCGGGGTCTGcacctgccactcccagcccCCCGCGCCCTGCTCCCAGGTCCAGGCCCCATCCCAAGGGCTccggggaagggagagaagggagagaacagAGCTGGCTCCCCAAGTGCTGGATGCCCTCCGTTAAAAAGCAGCCGCCCCGACATAGCCAGACCCTCCCCAGACCCTGGGCTCCGGGAGGCACGGGATGGAGGGAGTCCCTGGGTCATAGAGAGGAGGCAGGACCCGAGACCTTGGAGGGTTGGAAGGCGACCCGCCGCCCCCACACCCTGCCCCGAAGTTCCCGTGGCCCGGCTCGTGGGGAAGGCGTCTTTGTCATTGACGCCACTTGCGTGGTGATACGGTCCCAGTATGTTCCGACCCCTCGAACCCAGCATGTGCAGCTTTTGCCCGCTGGGGTGCCGCGCCTTGTGGGGAATGTCCCCATCCAACTGAAGCCCaacaaggaggagggagagggggctgcGGTCCTTCCCTCCCCTTGCCGAAAGCTGCTGTTGAGCAGTCGCCCTTCGCACCAGCCCGGTGGGGGACGTGGGCTCGAAGCTGAGGGCGGGAAGTCCGCGGACTCCTCACTGGAGGAGCGCGCCTCCCGCATCTTGGGGCTCCCGGTCGGCGAAGTAAACCTGCAGGATGCCCCCACGCAGCCAGGTAGCCCAGAGCATTCAGCCTTAGGCCCAGCGGCTTCGGGAGGCGCGCGCGGTGCCGAGGGCTCGGAGGAAGTGGCGGCGGTTCCGCGGCGCGCAGGCCGGGGCTGGGCGCGGACCCCGGGGCCCTATGCCGGGGCCCTGCGGGAAGCCGTGTCTCGCATCCGCCGCCACACCGCCCCGGACTCCGACTCCGACGAAGCTGCGGAGCTCAGCGTCC